The genomic DNA agccatATAactgtgtattgccctgtacatCTGTGTACAGctctgtatagctatgtatatctatgtatagctgtgtatagctctgtagaGCTGTTTATGTCTCTGTACTGTACTGTTATGTCTCTGTGTACTATAGCTGcatatagccctgtatagctgtgtatagctgtgtatagccctgtatagctgtatatagccctgtatagctgtgtatagccctgtatagctgtgtatagctctgtataaccctgtatagctgtgtatagcctagtatagctgtttatagctctgtatagccgtgtatagctctgtataaccctgtatagctgtgtatagctctgtatagctgtgtatagccctgtatagctgtatatagccctgtatagctgtgtatagccctgtatagctgtgtatagcactgtatagctgtgtacagcactgtatagctctgtacagctgtgtattgccctttacagctgtgtatagctttgtatagctctgtatagccctgtatagctgtgtatagctgtatctAGCTTAGCCTTGTATGtgtgtgtagggtattgtatgtaaagtacaTTACATGTATGTAAAGTACAGGACATAATCTGTATTAGGACATAATAATggcccatacatgacgtacctaccGGAAATAGAGCTCCCTTCGCAGGGCTGGGAGAGGTTTGTCTCTCACGGGCGTAATTTCTCGCTCGTGCACATCAATTTATAACAATTAGTAAGGAAAGCTAACAAATACCTGAAATTTTGTGTATCGTCTTTCTCCAGCTAAAGGCAAGCTTATTAACCAATTACATATGTTCATCACATCCATTTTTCCTCAGTTGCTAACAGGGCTATTATTTCAGCAAGTTCCACTGAGCTAGATAATTTAAGTGCCGCTTTTTTGTTCTCAACTATGAACCTGAAACTAATGGTTTTAGGATATTTCTTGATGAACAATCCATCACAAATAGTCCTGGCCTACAAATAAAAACCATAGCCTATTGAGGGAAACGGTAAGTGTGGACTAACTTACccagttttttttacaagtttGACCGAGTTCTGCGCTGCTAAGAAATATTCATACACTCTGTGCATATCACTAAAAAAAGTTTGGGGAACAGGTATAATGTTTAAGATTTGAAGACCTTGAACTAAACTAGCCTACTGCATGGTGTCAAAAAGTGAGTCAGTCTGTTCCCCTGAGGGAGGGGGTCTATTAACTCAGATAGGGGGTGGGGGTTTGGGTGAGAGTACTTGCCGAAGGAACGTCTTACTTGGCATAACTTGACAAATCCTCATTATGGGTAATAATCTGCTATAAATACCCTTCAACTCTGAAATTGAATAAACCTCAACAGATAATAGGGCTAGATTCAACAGTGTCAGTTTGACATTTGGTTTACAAGGTCACAAAATGCCACACTGAACAAAGCCAGCCTAAAATGGTTACTGTTAGCTGGGTTACTGTTTCACTGTCATGATCTGAAAAGTGACCCTGCTCATTTATGACCACAGCTGGCCTATGGTTGCCCCTACTCCAACATTACAACAGTGGACAAGTTAAAGTTAACAGTGATAGCAGTGACACAGCTTTTAGACCTGGACTTACTAGTAAATGGAGATGAGGTTAAAGCTAAAAATACATGGGTTTCTATCCAATGGAGAAATTAATACTCTACATCTGGACCTTACTTGGtgcatacaaaaataaataacactaaaagttttttaattactttatcACAGAAGTACTTCTGTTACATACACATTAtatgctttgttttaaaatctggCTCACACCACTAAAGTTACTGTAAGATGTTCGCTAATACTTTGATTTATACTTTGACTCATTCATACTTGTAAAAAAACTCACAAATtagattttgaaaacaaattcatgtgtcaactttaactttaaaatttgtgTAGGAACCAGGAACATGGCAAGAGGTCCTCTTTGGTTTGGTAAATAGGTTTCTACATATTGCcactaatggttaaaattaagttacatgtgaatcttCAATTATATATTTGACCACCAAGGAGAACAGTATTTGAGATGGAGCTTCCTGTTTACTATATTTATTGGTGACAACAAAGTCAATCATCTTCAGTGGGTTAAAGAAATGTTCCATAGAAATAACAGTGATAACAAAAACGTTTAATACAGGGAGTCTGCATTATTTGTGCGAGGTTTCTTGATCTTGTCAAGATTCTTTGTAATGGTGTCATGTAAAGAAAGCTGTAGAAGGAAATCAAATGCACAGACATAATAAGTACcttcaattttaaacaattgAAACATTTGTGTAAAAAGTATATCTATTGAGTTCATAAGAGCTGTCATTGTTGCTAGCTGCTAGTCAATCACTGAAGGTTAAGTGAATTTCAGAGATAGAGTTAATGCAGTAAGCAAAATTTCACAACATAGTACATTTGATGCCTTTCACTATTTACTGTTGATCAAGGAAAAGatcatttgaaaatatttctaagtTGAAAAATTGTTCTTACATAATGGTTTCGCAGCTCACAGCAACAGAGACGTAGGCTGGTAAATTCCTTCTCATCTAATTCAATCACAGCCTGTCTGTAATCATCCTGAAACATAAgcaaaaataaagcaaatgaatGGGTAACTATAGTTACAATTCATAAGGAAATAAGAGCAATCACAAGAAGTTTAATTTACCATAACACCTAATAATATgcatgcaaaaatttcagcatgctcCTAGGTAAAGAACTGGTCAATTAATCCAAACaatgcagaaagttgaaattgagtgcAAAACATTGAAATTAGGCACAGAACCTAGAATTAAATTGACTGACAGTAATTAGTAGCAAAAGCACAATAAAACTAATGGCAGACAAGCTCAGACAAACAACTGGCTAAAAGTCTGCAAGTTTTGAGCTTACAGAAAATAGCTATGACTAAAGTAGTGAAATGTGCTAAGTAGAGACCTTGAACAAAACTCTTAATGCAATAAGTTTAATACAACAGTTTATAAGAACAACAAGGAAGATTTCAAGCATAACAACCTTTACATAATGGTTTCTGCTTTTTATTGATATCTAATTAGAGATATCACAGAGTTATAAAGCTCAAAGCAAGTTGTTTAGGGAAAATACTCTTCAGCAATATGGAAAAGGCAAAGTAGAAATGACACAAAATCAAACAATTGCAGGACAATTATCGACAACTTACTAATTGTGGGTACTTTATGATTTTGGAGACAAGTTTTCCTCTTGTGATGTAATACCTGCAAGTCATAACATTATTTTACCATTTCTATCTTTTGTTTCTGGGGGTTTTGCTTCTCTAACTAATTAACACATTGAAACAATTGTTGAAAGACACATGGAATTACCATTAATGATATAGAAATATAATAATGTAATCCAAATTAAGAAATCCCTCTTAAAAAGTACATCATTTAAATATTATTACttcattttaatatttgctTACTCCCTTTTCAAATTGAAGcttgaattatttattatttccaaTAAAGCAATTGAGTGAGCACCTTGATATCTGGTCCAGAAATGTGGCTGCTTCTCCTTCAATTCTCTGTACTTCACTGAGAGTTTCTTCCTTCAGTGTATCCATTGAGAttcaaaaagacattttaaagtCAGGTAAGAAAGTGTGGAAGtcaaatttatcatttacaTTTACAGAGAACCACAAACAAGTTTCTGCAAGTTACTAATCCTTTCTCTATGTATTTAATACCTAGACCATAATTCACAGTTCAATATTTCTTAATGTGGTTGAGCTCTGCAGTACCTGAATGGAAACACCAAAGTTATTTCCATCCTCTATTCTTGGAATTAGTAACTGAATCCACATCTTcaccttaagaaaaaaaaaaaacaaacagaaacagttCTACACTGTACAGTAAATAATACAGAATTTAGCTAACAAACAAGTTATTGCGTGACTATAAGTTTCAGTCaaccttggttttttttgtgcatACATATACACACTGATTCTGTTTGGTCTCTAGTATGGTCTTTAAAGATTACCCCCCTGTTTGGCTAAAGATATTTGCATAAGATCCTCAGAAGAGTATTACAATTTTGGAGGATGCAACTTACCCTGAGGGACTgtaatcaaacaaagaaatctCCCAAATTTACTCACATTAGCCATATCTGacacaaaaactttaaaaccaTATGAGAACTACCACCATAACATTTAGAACATATGGCTATAAACTTACAGTATTACACTTTTCCATCAATGTCTGGATTTTTGGTTTCAGAAGTTCAATTACTTGCAAAAGATACTGGAAAAAAGAAGGGATAATCAAGAAGTGTTAGTCAGAAGAGATCTTCAAAACACCAATAATCTCTTAGTAACCATTGTAACAACATCAATGTGTTACTGCCTACGCAAGAAGAAATACTCAGAACAttaccattttgtttcttttaaatctatTACAAGATGTGTTGGTGATGATGAAAGTGTTCTATCACACATTACTCTGTGACAAGCCATATTTGTAATTAGAATAAGAGAGACAAACATGACcctatcaacattgctgatttCAGCAGTATACAGGACAAGTGTTATAtcaactttgtaatagaccttgctcatctagagtctctgtggctcagtggtagagcatctgaGGGCAGgatctgaaggtctgaggtttgattcctcatggggatttggaattttttctttgtcccacactcatgacaaaacaaaaaaacatctaTTTCTTTATTGAGCTCAAAACtttccatctctcttattctactCTTACCTTGTTGCAAGGAATATGGGTAATGAAAGctaacaagaagaaaaagagaaagaataaacaaacaatcagTACAGAATGTTCTGCCAGAGGGAAGTTGAAAGACCAGAGCTTCAAACTAAAACCAAGGAAATGAAAACTCACATGACAAAGAATGATTAATAATTTGAGCATCATGACCATCTGCCACCTTTCTCTTTTTATTGCATGGCTACAGGAATAAAACCAAACATTGACCACCACAACATCTAAAAACAAATCCCAGTTCAAGGCATTGTGGGCCACACAGAATAAAATTCCATGTGCTGCCTGGCATTTTAGCTTAAATAGACATAACAGTGTTTGGTTTATGTCAAAATGCCCATTAACATCCATTGCTTATAGTTTTCGCCCTAAAAACCTTTGAA from Pocillopora verrucosa isolate sample1 chromosome 10, ASM3666991v2, whole genome shotgun sequence includes the following:
- the LOC131791666 gene encoding proteasome activator complex subunit 3; this translates as MNNSSRGKLTDFHETVRKEAEDAVKNFFPDRVFELDKLLKSDMFDKDSIVRVQKAVNMPVYKNDTVTDAEPCNKKRKVADGHDAQIINHSLSSFITHIPCNKYLLQVIELLKPKIQTLMEKCNTVKMWIQLLIPRIEDGNNFGVSIQEETLSEVQRIEGEAATFLDQISRYYITRGKLVSKIIKYPQLDDYRQAVIELDEKEFTSLRLCCCELRNHYLSLHDTITKNLDKIKKPRTNNADSLY